The sequence below is a genomic window from Plasmodium gaboni strain SY75 chromosome 10, whole genome shotgun sequence.
aataaaaataatctTTACCGATTTAGATGGAACATTATTAAATAGTGAGAACAAGGTTTCCGAACAGAATTTGGAGAGTTTAATAAAAGCAAAAGAAAAGGGTATAAAGGTTGTTATAGCAACAGGTAGATCTATATTTTCTGTTGAAAATGTAATAGGAGAACATgtaaaaaagaataaaataagtTTATTACCaggaatatatttaaatggATGTATAACATTTGATGAAAAAGGTTCAAGAGTATTAGATAGAATTATGaataatgaattaaaaatggaaatacatgaattttcaaaaaaaatagatatatcaaaatatgCTATATGGTTTTGTTTAGAAAAAACATATTGTTTTGAAATGAATGATTGTATACGTGAATACATGGAAGTTGAAGCATTAAATCCTGATGTTATTGAAGATACATTATTAGATAGTTTAACAGTATATAAagtattattttcattgccagaaaatatattagataATACATTAAAACTATGTAGAGAAAAATTTTCTCATCGTATTAATGTTGCTAATACATTTCAAAGTTATGTTGAATTATTTCATCAACATACTAATAAATTTGAAGGGGTCAAAGAAATTTGTaaacattataatataagtCTAAACAATGCATTAGCAATGGGTGATGGAGAAAATGATATTGAAATGTTGAGTGGATTAACATATTCAGTTGGTGTTAATAATGCTTCTGAGAAGGTTAAAAATTCAGCTGCTTATGTTGGACCTTCAAATAATGATCATGCTATATCTCATGTCTT
It includes:
- a CDS encoding haloacid dehalogenase-like hydrolase; the encoded protein is MHAIVDKNGNKVQKSNLNDEIKIIFTDLDGTLLNSENKVSEQNLESLIKAKEKGIKVVIATGRSIFSVENVIGEHVKKNKISLLPGIYLNGCITFDEKGSRVLDRIMNNELKMEIHEFSKKIDISKYAIWFCLEKTYCFEMNDCIREYMEVEALNPDVIEDTLLDSLTVYKVLFSLPENILDNTLKLCREKFSHRINVANTFQSYVELFHQHTNKFEGVKEICKHYNISLNNALAMGDGENDIEMLSGLTYSVGVNNASEKVKNSAAYVGPSNNDHAISHVLKTFCDI